Within Novosphingobium resinovorum, the genomic segment GCCGCCGGAGAACTGCTCGTCCTGCTCCACGGTTTCCATCATGATCTTGGTGATTTGCCCTGCGAAGACGCCCTCGAACTGGCGCGCCACCGCCGCCGGGCTGCGATCCTGCGAGATGACGCGCGCCTGCGTCGGATAGGTATTGATCGGATCGCTCATCCTACTGCACCGCTATTTCGGCCTGCAGCGCGCCCGCCGTCTTGAGCGCCTGCAGGATGGTGATGAGATCGCGCGGGCTGACGCCCAGCGCATTGAGGCCGCCCACCAGCGTCTGCAGCGAAGTGCCGCTGGTCAGCATCGCCAGCGCCGCACCGTTGCCGTCGTTCGCCTGGATGGTGGTGCGCGGCAATACCGCCGTCTGCCCGCCCGAGAACGGCGCGGGCTGCGAGGCCACCGGGGTCTCGGTGACGCTGATCGTCAGCCCCCCTTGCGCGATGGCCACCGGACTGACGCGCACGTCCGCGCCCATGACCACGGTGCCCGCCGCCTCGTTGATGACGATCCGCGCGGGCTGGTCGACCGCGACGGTCAGGTTCTCGACCTGTGTGACAAGGTCGATCAGCGACCCGCTGCCGTAGGGGCGCAGCTCCACCGTGCCGGGGTCGAGCACTTCGGCCGAGCCGGGAGCCTGCCGGTTGATGGTCTGGGCGATCTGGCGCGCGGTGGTGAAATCGGGGTTCTTCAGCGCCAGTTTCAGCGAGTGGGCATTGCGCAGGTCATAAGGCACCTCGCGCTCGATGATGGCGCCGCCGGCGATGCGCGCAGTGGTCATCACACCCCGGCTGAGCTTCGCGCCCGCGCCTTGCGCCTTGAAGCCGGAGACCGCTACGGGGCCTTGCGCCACGGCGTAGATCTCCCCGTCCAGCGCCCGCAGCGAGGAGACGAGGAGGATGCCGCCCTGCAGGCTGCTGGCGTCGCCAAGGGCCGAGACTTGCACGTCCACGGTCGATCCCGAGCGCGCGAACGGCGGCATCGTCGCGGTGACGGTCACGGCGGCGACGTTCTGGGTGAGCATCTGGGTGCCCCGGATGTTGACGCCCATGCGCTCCAGCATCGCCTGCAAGGTCTCCTCGGTGAAGGGGACGTTGCGGATGCGGTCGCCGGTGCCCTGCAGGCCGACGACCAGACCGTAGCCGACCAGCTGGTTGGTGCGCACGTTCTCGACGTCGACGATGTCCTTGATGCGCGGCTGCGGTCCTGCCTGTGCCACCGAGGGCGACAACAGAGCGAGAAGCGCGAGGAGGACGGGCAGCCGGGGCATCGTGTGCATTATAGGATGAAGTTGGGAGGGGCGGGCCGCAGGCGCGCAATTCCTCCCCCGACGGGGGAGGGGGAGGATCATTTCCCCGCCTTCTTCGCCAGCTTCAGCACATAGCCGATGATCTCCGCCACCGCCTGATAGTGCTCGATCGGGATGGGGTGATCGATCTCCACCGCCGCGAAGAGAGCGCGGGCCAGCGGCGGGTTCTCCAGGATCGGCACCCCGGCCTCGGCCGCGACCTCGCGGATGCGCAGCGCCACCGCGTCCACGCCTTTCGCCACCACGGTCGGCGCGGCGGTCACGCCATGCTCGTACTTGAGCGCGACCGCGTAGTGCGTCGGGTTGGTCACGATTACGCTGGCGGTCGGCACTGCCGACATCATCCGCTTGCGCGAGCGCTGCATCTGGATCTGGCGGATCTTGGCCTTGATCTTGGGATCGCCGTCGTTCTGCTTGTGCTCGTCCTTCACTTCCTGAAGGGTCATGCGCATGCGCTGCATGAAGCTGCGCCGCTGCCACAGGAAGTCGAACAGCGCGAGCCCCGCGACCAGCATCGCCACCGCGCGCAGGGCCTCGAACGCGAGCCCCCCCGCCGCCGCGCCGACTGCGGCGGGAGAGCGGCCGACCAGCCCGTCTACGCCCTGCAGACGCGGCGCCAGCACCATCCACACCACGAGGCCGATAGCGCTCATCTTGGCCAACGTCTTGGCGAATTCCACCAGCGCGCGGGTGCCGAACAGGCGCGAGAAACCGCTGGCGGGCGAGAGCTTGGACCATTTGGGCGAAAGACGCGACCAGCTCATGACCGCGCGGCCCTGCAGGAATATCGTGCTCACCGCCGCGGCCATCAGCACCGCGAAGACCGGCAGCAGCGACACCATGGTATGCCACGCGACCCCGGTTGCGAGCCCCTGCGCGCCGTCCGGATCGAGGCTGAAATCCTCGGCATCGCCCCAGAGCCGCTTGAGCATGGTGCCCAGACTCTCGATCGCCGAGAGGCCGAGCCAGCCCGTCACCGCCAGCGCGCCGGCCATCATGGTGGCGTGGCGGACCTCTGGCGCAATGGCGACTTCGCCGCGTTTGCGGGCGTCGTCGAGCTTCTTCTGCGTAGGCTCGTGTGTGCGCTGGTCCTTGTCGAGGGCGTCATCGGCCATGTCAGAGGGTCCACCCGCTCTGCATGAACGTGGCCATGGCGTTGGCGAAAGCGGTGAGCATCGCCCCCAGCGTCATCGCCAGCACCGAGAGGCCGAGCAGCAGGTTCGCCGGCTGCATGATGAAGAACACCTGGATCGAGGGCGCCACCCGCGCCGCCAACCCCTGCCCCAGATTGAACAGCATGCCGTAGAGGATCAGCGGCGCGCACAGGCTCAGCCCCAGCGCCGTCGCCTGCCCCATGACCGCGACGGCAAGGTGCGCAAAGTCGGCCGCCGGGGGCATCCCGCCGACCGGGAAGCTGGCGTAGGACTTGAAGATCGAGGCGATCCACAAGTGATGCACGCCCGTCGAGAGGCACACCACGATCGCCGCGACACCGACGAACCGCGCCAGCAGCGGCACCTGCCCGCCCATCGCCGCATCGACCACCAGCGCGGAGGACAACCCCACCTGCTGCGAGGCCAGCGCTCCGGCAATGGCGGCGGCGCTGAACAGGATGCGCACGATCATGCCGAGCGCAAGGCCGATCATGACCTCGCCGATCACCAGCAGCGGCATCGACAGGCCGGACTGCAGCGCAGGCGTCACGTGCGGCTCCAGCATGCCGTACATCCCGAAGGTGAAGGCCAGCGCCATGACGAGGCGGATCTGCATCGGCAATCCGTCGTCAGAGAAGGCGGGCAGCAGCATGATGACGCTGCCGACGCGGCAGAACAGCAGCAGGAACGCCGCCGTATCGATCGGCAGGCGCAGCAGGGTCGCGAGGTCGATGGCGTTCATGCGGTCGTGCCCGCGCGGTACACCCAACTGGTCATTCCCGCGAAGGCGGGAACCCAGCTGGTGACATTGCGTGTTGCACCGGCATCAGTTGGGTCCCCGCCTTCGCGGGGATGACGGATCGGATTTTGATGCCCCAGCTCTCGCCTATGCGGGCTTCGATCAAGCACGATCTGCGGCCTAATGCGCGACGATGGCGTCGGCCACGCGGTCCATGAAATTGCTCAGGGCATGGCCGATCATCGGCAGGCTGAGCAGCATCACCACGCCCAGCACCAGCAGCTTGGGCACGAAAGTCAGCGTCATTTCCTGCACTTGCGTCAGCGCCTGCAGCAGACCGATGAGCACGCCGACGATCAGCGCGGCGATCAGCATCGGCCCGCAGATGGTCAGCATCAGCACCAGCGCGGCGCGGGCGAGTTCTATGGCGGCGTCGGGGGTCATGGGGCCATGATCATGGGGCTGTGTGGGCCTCCCATCCTTCGACAAGCTCAGGATGAGCGGAGTGAGCGGAGGATAGGCAAAAGGGTTCCGAGTAAAGGGCCAAAGCCCCCCGACCCCGCTCAAGCTGAGTGCTGAGCTTGTCGAAGCATCGAAGCCCCCCGGACAGGGCGCAACACCCGCTCATCCCTAGATCTGCATCTTCATGATGTCGGAGTAGGCCGAGACCACCCGGTCGCGCACCGCCACTACCGTATCGAGCGCGGTTTCCGCCGCGCCGATGGCGGTGACGACGTCGATCAGGTCGCCCTTGCCGCCGATCTGCTTGATGCTCTGCGTCTCGGCATTGCGCAGCGCGTCGCCGGTCTGCGAGACCATGCTCTCGACCATCGAGCCGAACCCACCGCCGCTCGGCGCGAGACCGCCGGAGGGCGCAAGGCCGCCACTCTTCTGTCCGGTATCGGACAGCGGATTGGTGGCCCGGGCCGCCCGGGCGTAAGCGGAAAGCCCGTCGAGGGAGCCGATCGACATTGCCTCGCCCTTACTTCAGCAGATCGACGGTGCGCATGGTCATGCCGCGCGCCGCCTCGATGGCGTTGAGGTTGGCCTCGTAGGACCGCTGCGCCGCCTTCATGTCGGCGGCCTCGATCAGCGGATTGACGTTGGGCTGCTCGACATACCCTTGCGCGTCGGCGACGGGATTGCCGGGCTGATAGATGCGACCGAAGGCACTCTTGTCCGCTTCGATAGACTTCACGGTAACTTGCGTGGCGCCGGTATTCCGATCGACCTCCGCTGCGAAACTGGCGACGCGGCGGCGATAGGGATCGCCCTCGGCCGTCGTGGCGATGGAGTCCGAATTGGCGAGGTTCTCGGCGATGACGCGCATCCGCAGCGCCTGCGCGCGCAGGCCCGATGCCGAGACGTCGATCGAATTGCCCAGTTCCGCCACACGTGGTCCCCAGATGCCCTTAACCACCTTATAGGCAACTTTTTCCTAGTGTCGCACTACTCCTATAAACTTTTCCCCTATAAAGCTGCCAGTGAAAGGAGACGCGCGGTGTCCGTCCTCGAAGGCATTCCCATCGACCTGCAGATCGTGCTGGGCTCCACCAGCATCCCGGTCCGCCAGGTGCTCAAGATGAGCCGCGGCGCGATGATCCAGCTCGACTGCGGGCAGGACGATCCGACGCGCCTCTACGTCAACGACCGCCTCGTCGCCGAGGGCCGCATCCTCGTCAACGGCGAGGCCATGTCGCTTGAAATCACCCGTGTGGTCCAGGCCGAGCGCTGAAAGGTGGACCTGTTCTCGCTTGTGCGCATGCTGGGTGCCCTTATGGTCGTGTTGGGTGCCCTTGTCTGCGCTTTGTGGGCGGTCAAGCGCTACGACCTGACCATGCCGCGCAAGTGGCTGGAAAAGCTGGGTAATACTGGTTCTGACAAGCGTTTGCAGGTGGTCGAGCGGCTTGCCGTGGACCAGCGCCGCTCGCTGGTGCTGCTGCGCCGTGACGATACCGAATTCAGCGTCCTGATCGGCCCGGAAGGGGTGACGGTGCTGGACAGCGCGGTCGCTCCGAAGGTGGTCGAGATTGTCAAACAAAATGATGAAAATCAGATATTTGATAAGGAACCGGAAGCACAGAAAGCCTCCTTCGCGGCCCGCATTCCAGTGCTCCCGGACGTCTGGTTCACGCAGGACGTGAAGACGGAACTGCACTGATGAGCGCCCCTGCCACCCCTGCCGGTTTCCCCGGGGAAACCGTGCTTCGGCGCATTCTGGCCGTTCTCGCGGTTCTGGTGGTGCTCGCCCTGCCCGTCGCGGCGATGGCCCAGAGTGCTGGCGCCGCAGGCGCAGCGAGCGCCCTGACCGGCGGCGGCACGATGTCGGGCCGGGTGCTGCAGCTGGTGATGGTGCTGACGGTGCTCAGCCTGGCGCCAGGCATCCTGATGACGATTACCTCGTTCACCCGCATCGTCGTGGCGCTCTCGCTGCTGCGCTCGGGGATGGGCGTGCAGGGCGTGCCGCCCAATCCGATCGTCATTTCGCTGGCGCTGTTCCTTAGCTTCTTCGTCATGGCGCCGACGTTCGACGCAGCGTGGAAGCAGGGGATGGGGCCCTACAACGCCGGGCAGATCAACGAAACCGAGGCCCTGTCCCGCGCCAGCAAGCCGTTCCACACCTTCATGCTGAAGCAAGTGCGCGACGACGACGTGAAGCTGTTCGTCAGCCTCTCGGGCAAAGTCCCGAAGAGCCGCGCGGAACTGCCGATGACGACGCTGATGCCCGCCTTCATGATCTCCGAACTGCGCCGCGCCTTCGAGATCGGCTTCCTGCTGCTGCTGCCGTTCCTGGTGATCGATCTTGCGGTGGCGGCGGTGCTGATGGCCATGGGCATGATGATGCTGCCGCCCGCGACGGTCTCGCTGCCGATGAAGATCATCTTCTTCGTGCTGGTCGATGGCTGGGCGCTGGTCGCGGGGTCTCTGGTGAAGAGTTTCGGGTAGCGCCTTGCCGCAAGGGGCTTCGACAAGCTCAGCCTGAGCGGGTTGAGGGCGTTTGTCTCCCTGCGCGCGCCCCACACTCCGCTCATCCTGAGCTTGTCGAAGGATGGGGTTCCAGCGCAGCCCCTACCCCGGCGACGCCTTCGTCACCGCCACGGAGCGTACCGCGTCCTTGCCGTAAACCTCCAGCGCGGCGTCCATCACCACCTTGCGGAAGGCATCGAGCCCCGGCAGCATCCCGTCCGGCCCGCTGGCCATCGGCGTGCGATAGGTCCGCAGGTTCACCGCGTTCATCAATAGCGGCAGCTTCGCGCCCACTTCCTCGGTCGTGCCCTGCGGCACCTCAAGCTGGATCTCGAAGGTTTCGTAGCCCGAAAGCCGCCCGTCGGCGAAGACCAGCGGCGCCAGCACTTCCACCGGCGGCACGAACTCGGTCGGGCCTTTGCCGGGCTTCTTCGCATGGCCCGTCACCAGTTGCGGCGCGAAGTGGAGCACGCCCCAGGCCCCCGCCCCGCCGACGCCGAGCCCCGCCACGGTGGCGAACAGGCCCATCACGATGCGCTTGATCATGCCGCCCTCCGCTCAGAACTTGAAGCTGGCGTCATGCGGCAGCGCGCCCGCCTCGGCCATGACGACGATGGTGATGCGGCGGTTCTCGGGGCGATCGGGCTGGTCGGGATAGACCGGCTCGGTGCCCGCCTTGCCGACGACCTCCGCAAAGCGGTCAGCCGGCAGCCCCGCCGCCACCAGCGCCGCCCGCGCGGCAAGGGCGCGATCAGCCGAAAGCTGCCAGTTTGCGTCGCTGTTCCCGCCCGCGCCATCGGTATGGCCCTCGATGGCGATGCGCGCGTCGATCCCGGCAAGCTGCTTCGCCGCCCGCGTCAGCAGCGCCCGCGCGAATTCGTTGAGCTGCGCGGTGCTGCCCTTGAACATCGAACGCTGCGCATTGTCGACGAGGTGGATACGCATCCCCTCGCGGCTCGGCCGCACGTCGACATTGGCGCGGCCCTGGCTGTCCATCGGCGGCTGCAGCGCGACCTGCATCTCTTGCGCCATGACGCGCAGCGAAGCCGCGGGCACTTCGGCCGTGCCCCCGCGCGCGGTGCCCACGGTCCCGGCCTCCGATGCGGGCTGCCCTTCAGGCTCTTCCTTGTCGCCCTGATTGTTGCGCCCGTGGCCGCCCGATCCCGGCTGCATGCCGGGGTCCTTGGTCAGCGTGGTCGCGGGGTTGGCCTTCTCGGAATCGGCGGAGAAGTATTCGGCAAGGCCCTTGAGCTGCACTTCGTCCGGATTGGCGAGCAGCCACAGCAGCATGAAGAAGGCCATCATCGCGGTCACGAAGTCGGCATAGGCGACCTTCCATGCGCCGCCATGGTGGCCGCCGCCGACCACCTTCTTGACCTTGCGGATGACGATGGGGCGCTTGTCGTTGCCCTTGGTGGCCATGGGTCAGCGCGCCTTAGGCCGGAGCGGCATTGAGCTGTTCCTTCACCGCCTCCAGCGCCGTCTCCATCTCCTGGAAGCTGGGAGCGTAGTTCGACGGCGTCATGCGGCGGGCCAGTTCGATGGCGATCTCGGTGGGCTGCTCCTGCGCGTGGCCGACGATGGCGGTCTTGACCAGCGTGTAGGGCTTGAAATCAGCGTCGATGATCTGCTGCAGCTTCTGCGCGATCGGGCCGACGAGGCAGTAGGCGAGCAGAACGCCGAGGAACGTGCCGACCAGCGCGCCGCCGATCATCGCGCCGAGGATCTCGGTGGGCTGGTCGATCGAGCTCATAGTCTTGATCACGCCCAGAACCGCCGCGACGATGCCGATCGCGGGCAGGCCGTCGGCCATCATCTGGATCGCGTGCTGGGGGCCGAGTTCCTCGTGGTGATGGCGCTCCATGTCGCCCTCCATCGCCTCGGCCAGCTGGTGCGGGTCCTCGAAGTTGACGGTCATCATGCGCAGGTAGTCGCAGATGAACTCGATCAGCTCGTGGTCCGCCAGCAGGCGCGGATAGCGGGAGAACAGCGCGCTTTCCTCCGGCCGGTCGAGATGCGGTTCGATGGCGTTGGCGCCGCCCTTGCGGAAAGTGGCGAGCAGCGCGAACAGCAGTGCGAGGAGGTCGCGGTAGTCCGCCTCCTTCCAGCGCTCGCCCTTGAACACGCGGGCGATGCCCTTGCCCGCCTTCTTCAGCGTGGTCATCGAATTGCCCAGCGCGAATGCGCCCAGCGCGGCTCCGCCGATCGCCATCATCTCATGCGGCAGGGCGTGGAAGATGACGCCCATGCTGCCGCCCGACATCAGGAAGCTGCCGAAGACGCACACCAGAATGACGACGAGGCCGACGATATTGAGCATGGAAATTTCCGAGAAAGCTATGCCCGCGAGAGACGGGACCTTTGCTGAATTATAGGACGCCGTGCTGCATCGCGGTGGTGGCTCGCGCATTTTTCGCAGGCGCGACCGGGCGACGGCCGGGCGTCCTATATGACTCGGGCGACGCTATTTGCCCCACCCCGCCCGGGAGCCCCGATGTCCGTTAACGCCTACGTCCGCGCCCGCAAGGTCGCCGAGACGCCCCGCAGCACCGAATTCCGGCTGATGACCGAGATCACCGCGCAGATGATCGCCGCGCGCGATGCCGGGTTTTCGGGCGTGCAACTGGCTCCCGCGCTTCACCGCAACCGCGAGGTCTGGGGCGCCTTCCGCACGCTGTGCATCGATTCCGCCAACGCCCTGCCCGACGAATTGCGCGCCGGGATCATCTCGCTGAGCCTGTGGGTGGACAAGTACACCTCGCAGGTCATCACCGGGCGCGAGAGCGTGGACGAACTGATCACCGTCAACCGCACCGTGATGGCCGGGCTGGCGAACGAGAACGGCGCGGTGCCGGTGGGGTGAGGACGTAGCGTGTGAGCACGATGCGCCCGATTGAAATACGTCCCCCTCAATCCCTGTGAAGTCATCCCCGCGAAGGCGGGGACCCAACTGATGCCGGTGCAACAGGCACCTTCGGGAGATAGGCTCTCGCTTTTGCGGGAATGACGATGATGGAGTCAGGTGCCTTCGCCGGCATCGTGACGCTCAGTGCGCTGCGACCATCGCCTCGCGGTATTCGGCCATGAGCGCGAAGCGCGGGTCGGCGACGGCGAGGTCGCCCATCGTCTTGGCGGCGCGCTTGGCGATCTGGCGCATGCGTTCGCGGGCAGTCTCGTCCTCGCAACCATCGAGCGCCGAAGTCTCGAACAGGCGGCCCTCAACGACCTGGCGGTTGTGCTGGAGGCGCTGTTCCAGCTCTCCGACCTCTCCGGTATCGAGCACCGGACGGCGCTGCGCCACCGCCCCGGCGGCGCGCTCGGCGCGAGTCAGCTTGCGGGGCTGGGCGCGGCGGCGGATGCGGTCGAGCCCGGAATTGCGCATGTGCTCGACATAGCTGTCGGTCAGCGCGCTCATCGCCGAATGGGCGAGGTAGTCGCTGGCCCCGGCCTCGGTGCGGCCGAGCGCATCCTCGTCGGCGATAGCCGCCAGGATCGACAGCCCCTCCCCGTCCTCGCCCCCGGTGATGGCGTCGAGCGAGACGGTGGTGGCTTCCACCTTGCGCGCGGAGGGGCGCTGGTCGGTCATGACGCGGAAGCGCAGGCTCTGCAGTTCGCCGCGGATCTGCCAGTTCACGAACGTGGTGAACTGCGCCTTCTCCGGCTCGTAAGCCAGGATCGCGCGGTGGACGGCGATCGCGCAGCACTGCTCCGCATCGTCCCAGTGGCCGACGAGGCCATACTGGCGGATGAAATGGCGAATGCGCGGCGCGATCAGCTTGAGGATGCAGGCGAAAGCGCGGTCCACCTCGGCCCGCTGCCGCCGGGTCTGCTCGGTGCCTTCCGGCGGCGTATTGGCGCTGACCGCAGCAACCGCAGCCTCAAGCGCGACAGTGATCTTCGACATGGCGAACCCCGATGGCACGCGCAGCCCCTTGCAACGCATCCATGGGCTCGGAATCTATTCCTATAAATTGGGAACCAACAATCCTATACGAGAGTTATCCACTGATGCGGCAAATTTTGCCGCGCAGATGGAGCGATTTTCCTAGTCGTCGTCCCGGACTTGATCCGGCACAGCTGGCCGAGAACGGCCTATCTTGCCGCGCGCGCAGCCCGGCCTCGCCTAAAGACAGCCACCGGTCCCGGATCAAGTCCGGGACGAAGCAATTGATATAGGATCAGGCAAATCTTTCCGGCCGGACATGTTTGCCGACATAGTCCATCAGCCACGAACGGTGCGCCGCGACCGCACTTCCGGCCTGTGCGATCCGCCGTTCCGCCGCCGCCGAACCGACTTGCGCGCCCAGCAACTTGCGCGCGCGGTCGGGTGAGAGGCCGCCCGCAAGAAACCGCTTCGCATCGCCGACGCCGAGGTGATGGCCAAGGTACGCCGCCTGCGCGACCTCGGTGGTGCCCGCACCGATCGTCGCGCCCGAGCGGCGCAGCGCCGCGACATTGGCGCTGGCATAGTCGGCGACCGCCTCGATCGAGGCGCGCGGATCGTAGCGCAGCGCCAGCAGCGCGCCCCGGCTCTCGGCCTTGACCTGCCCGCGTGCGTCGAGCCAGCCGTTGGCCTCGGCCGTGCTGTTGAGCCAGGTGCCGGAGCGCTCCGCCTCGCCTTCCCACGTCCCGTTGAGGAACTGGCCGAGCCCCGCCGCGCTCGAACGCGGGTTACGCGAATAGGGCTGCCAAGTCCCGCCCGCGCCCTTGGCCGCCTCGGCATCGACGATCGCCGCCAGCGCGGAGGCCGGAAGCCCGGTCCGCTCCGCCGCCGCATCGAGCATCCCGGCATAGCGCGCATTCGGGCCGCCGCCCATGGCGGACACCGCATCGCCGCTCGTCTCGGCCGGAGCCTCGGCCTGCGGCACAGCGGCCGTGTCCAGCGCCGCCTTCGAGTCCGGATCGAGGATCGCCAGCAACCGGTCGAGCCCGATCGGATCGCTCTGGCTGATGGCGGTAATGGAGGACTTGCCCTCGCCTTCCGTCTCTTCCGTCGAGCCCAGCGCCGCGCGCCACAGACGGCCGGACATCTCCGAACGCGCCGTGTCATAGATCAACCGCGCCTTCTGCGACGCCGACAGATTCGCTGCCGTCAGGTTCGAAGAGGCGGTCTTGTCGATCATCGCGCGCGCAGGGTCCGCAGGAAGGCGGCGGCGCTGATGTCGTCGGTGGCGGACTGCTCGGCCGCAGCCTCGCTGCGCAGGGCTTCGGCGCGGTAATCGTCGGCGGCATTCTCGATCCCGCGCAGGACGCCGTAGGCGTCCACGGCGACTTCGCGCAGGGCATCGAGGCGCGCCTGCAGCTGCGTCTCGCGGGCCGAAAGCGCCTGCCGCTCGCCGCGCATGCGCCGCTGCCAGCCCGGCGAGACGAGGGTGAGATCGGTGGCGGCAAGGTCCGCCTCGCGCACCAGCGCAGCGGCGACGCGCATCCGCTCCTGCTCGACCGCGCCCAAGGCGCCCGCCTCGGTGCGGATGGCGCTGCTCACTTCGTCCAGTTCGCGCTGCCGCACGCGCAATGCGGCGTCATAGGGCGTTTTCATGAATTTCCTCCAGAATACCCAAGAGCGCCGCGAAGTCCTCGGCGGCGAAGCTGCGGATGCGCTTGTCCTGGTTGAGCAGCGCCTCGATGCGCGGGGCGAGAGCGACGGCGCGGTCCACTTCGGCATTGGCCCCGGCGCGATAGGCGCCGAGGCGCACCATCTCCTCCATGTCCTTCCACGTCGCCAGTTCGGCGCGCGCGGCAAGGCGGGTGGCGTTGTCCTGCGGTTCCAGACACTGCGGCAAAGTGCGCGAGACCGAACGCAGCACATCGATGGCGGGATAGCGCCCGCGCTCGGCAATCTTGCGGGTGATGACGACGTGGCCGTCGAGGATGCCGCGCACCGCGTCGGCGACCGGCTCGTTGTGGTCGTCGCCGTCGACCAGTACGGTGAACAGCCCCGTGATCGCCCCCTGCCCCGGAGTTCCCGGCCCGGCGCGCTCCAGCAGGCGCGGAAGTTCGGCGAAGACGGTGGGGGTATAGCCCTTGGTCGCGGGCGGCTCGCCTGCCGCAAGGCCGATCTCGCGCTGGGCCATGGCGAAGCGGGTGACCGAGTCCATCAGGCACAGCACGTCGAGCCCTTCGTCGCGGAAATGCTCGGCGACGGCGAGCGTGGTCCAGGCGGCCTGCCGGCGCAGCAGCGCGGGCTCGTCCGAGGTGGCGACGACGACGACGCTGCGCGCCAGCCCCTCCTCGCCAAGGTCATCCTGGATGAATTCCTGCACTTCGCGGCCGCGCTCGCCGATGAGGCCGATGACGGCGACGTCGCACTCGGTCCAGCGCGCCAGCATGGACAGGAGCGTGGACTTGCCCACGCCCGAGCCCGCGAAAAGGCCGAGGCGCTGGCCCCGGCACAACGGCGCGAAAAGGTCCAGCGCGCGCACCCCGGTCTCGATCCGCGCACCGACGCGGGCGCGCGCGGATGCGGGCGGCGGCGCGGACTTTATGCGGCGCTGCTCGCGTCCTTGCGGCAGCGGACCCTTGCCGTCCACCGGGCGGCCGAGCCCGTCCACCACCCGGCCCAGCCAGCCCGAGGAGACACGCAGGCCCAGTTGCCCGGCGGACAAGTCCGCACGCGATCCGGAAGCGATGCCCTCTGGCTCGTTGAAGGGCATGCAGTGGGCGATGCCGTGGTCGAGGCCCACCACTTCCGCCTCGATCGCCCCCACGGGAGAGCGCAAGGTTATCCGCGAGCCGATCCGCGCGGCCCCGGCCAGCCCGTCCACCTCGATCAGCGCACCGCGCACCGCGACGACCCGGCCATACCGCTGGTCGGGCGCAAGCATGCGCAGGCCGGAAGCGGCGGCGGCTAGGGGCATGGCCTCAAGACCGTGCCCCGACCATCAACCTTCCCTCCGTTCGTCATTGCGAGCGCAGCGAAGCAATCCAGGGCGGTGTTAAGCTGCCCTGGATTGCTTCGCTGCGCTCGCAATGACGAGGTTGGGGGTGGCATTGCGCGCTCAGTCGGCTGCGGGCGCCAAGCGGGCCAGCGCCTCGGCTTCGTAGGCGATCAGCCAGCGGCAGTCGGAAAGCGCCTGGTAGAACTGGCCGACCGAGACCTTGTTGGCGAAGGCGACACAGACCGCCTTCGCCTCCGGCGCCTGCAGCGCGCCGAGCAGGACTTCGAGCTTCTCCAGCAAGGTCTGCTGGTGGCGTTCGAGATCGGCCGGGTCGATATAGGCCATCATGCACGCGAAATAGAGCTGCTTAGCCGGCGAGGTCGCATCCTGCGGCTTCATGACGTCGCGCCCGCGCAGGATCGTGGCGTCGTTTTCCAGCACGAGATCGGTGCGACCGACCGCGCGCAGAACCGCGCCGTTCACGATGACCGGCTCGCCGTTGCGAAGCGAAATACGAAGCGTCATGTCCCAGAATGTCCCAGTTAGACCGCCATTATAGGATGGTTTGGGGGTGATCCGGTCATGGCAGGCAATTTTTGCCGGGGTCGCGCATGCCCACCGCGCTGCGACTAGGGCCTGCGGCCCAAGTCTCGCTGCCCCTCCCACAAGCGGGCGGGGCAAACCATGTCAGCCCGCCCGCTTGCGGAAGGGCCGGGAGGCTTGAGAGCGAAGCGAACTAGCCGGACGGGGTGGGCGCCGTTTCGAGCATCCGCGAATTTTTCCCGCGCC encodes:
- a CDS encoding flagellar biosynthesis repressor FlbT, with the translated sequence MTLRISLRNGEPVIVNGAVLRAVGRTDLVLENDATILRGRDVMKPQDATSPAKQLYFACMMAYIDPADLERHQQTLLEKLEVLLGALQAPEAKAVCVAFANKVSVGQFYQALSDCRWLIAYEAEALARLAPAAD